In Gracilimonas sp., a single window of DNA contains:
- a CDS encoding succinate dehydrogenase cytochrome b subunit: protein MPSFIKALNSQVGRKIMTGITGIGLMLFLIGHLAGNLTIFAESDAFNIYTYTLESLGPLLYVIEAGLVFFFLYHAILGISIWRQRKKARPEGYDTYQTKGGPSHQTLASKSMIYTGIIILVFLVLHILHFKFGATDMTMVDGTEMRDLRALVIAEFTNPLVTFGYIAVLSLVILHLAHGAWSAFTSLGMKHGETSKKVQIGAYVFAIVLMLGFIFIPLYIFLTGGEGSLIAY from the coding sequence ATGCCTTCATTTATAAAAGCCCTGAATTCACAGGTCGGCCGAAAGATTATGACCGGTATTACAGGAATTGGCCTCATGCTTTTTTTGATCGGCCACCTCGCCGGTAACCTCACCATCTTTGCAGAAAGTGATGCCTTTAATATCTATACGTATACTTTGGAGAGCCTCGGGCCACTTCTTTACGTGATCGAAGCCGGATTGGTGTTCTTCTTTTTATACCATGCCATTTTAGGAATTTCAATATGGAGGCAACGTAAAAAAGCCCGGCCTGAGGGGTATGATACTTACCAAACCAAAGGCGGACCGAGCCACCAAACGCTTGCATCCAAGAGCATGATTTATACCGGAATCATTATTTTGGTCTTTCTGGTGCTTCATATTTTGCACTTTAAGTTTGGTGCCACCGATATGACCATGGTTGATGGAACAGAAATGAGAGATTTAAGAGCTTTGGTTATTGCTGAATTTACAAACCCTTTGGTTACGTTTGGTTATATCGCGGTGCTTTCACTAGTAATTTTGCACTTAGCTCATGGCGCCTGGAGTGCATTCACATCATTGGGGATGAAGCATGGAGAAACTTCCAAAAAAGTTCAGATCGGAGCCTACGTCTTTGCCATCGTGCTTATGCTTGGCTTCATTTTTATTCCGCTATATATTTTCCTGACCGGCGGAGAAGGCTCACTTATTGCTTATTAA